The following coding sequences lie in one Burkholderia cepacia genomic window:
- a CDS encoding lipocalin-like domain-containing protein, which produces MPASQLREQLVGAWRLVSYEVRPRDGGTATYPLGRDARGWILYTPDGYMSAQLMAAGRPPYANGDPHHGTDEACAAAARGYIAYSGPFQVANDGTLTHEMDVSLFPNWIGNVQQRVAVLDGDRLQLGPAAPVRLDGREVDVLLLWVRAGR; this is translated from the coding sequence ATGCCTGCCAGCCAGCTTCGCGAACAACTCGTCGGCGCGTGGCGCCTCGTGTCCTACGAAGTCCGTCCGCGCGACGGTGGCACGGCCACCTATCCGCTCGGCCGCGACGCGCGCGGCTGGATTCTCTATACGCCGGACGGCTACATGTCCGCCCAGCTGATGGCCGCCGGCCGGCCGCCCTACGCGAACGGCGACCCGCACCACGGCACCGACGAGGCGTGCGCGGCGGCCGCCCGCGGCTACATCGCCTATTCCGGCCCCTTTCAGGTCGCCAACGACGGTACGCTGACGCACGAAATGGACGTCAGCCTGTTCCCGAACTGGATCGGCAACGTCCAGCAGCGGGTCGCCGTGCTCGACGGCGATCGCCTGCAGCTCGGCCCCGCCGCCCCGGTCCGGCTCGACGGCCGGGAGGTCGACGTCCTGCTGCTGTGGGTGCGCGCGGGCCG
- the gvpU gene encoding gas vesicle accessory protein GvpU, whose translation MAEQTNAPREGEQVAPQHVITTAENDWFLQSLVSIVNASDMEIGITLFVSGALVSGQLVGGKHYFEGFASEFATGFDDPEVAASFKRNFEKYGEIFVEPDGTYKQDLEAPHFIHLKNARMFHPGGKAIPDNRGTWWRGRIREISGFSLGSLSQS comes from the coding sequence ATGGCCGAGCAGACCAATGCCCCCCGCGAGGGCGAACAGGTAGCGCCGCAACACGTCATCACGACCGCGGAAAATGACTGGTTCCTTCAATCGTTAGTAAGCATAGTCAATGCCAGTGATATGGAGATTGGCATTACGCTGTTTGTCAGTGGTGCACTCGTCAGCGGCCAACTTGTCGGCGGCAAGCACTATTTCGAAGGCTTCGCGTCCGAGTTCGCAACCGGATTCGACGATCCCGAAGTGGCAGCATCATTCAAAAGAAACTTCGAGAAATACGGCGAGATATTTGTCGAGCCGGATGGGACGTACAAGCAAGATTTGGAAGCACCTCACTTCATCCACCTTAAAAATGCGCGAATGTTCCACCCGGGTGGAAAAGCGATTCCTGACAATCGTGGAACATGGTGGCGTGGTCGAATCCGGGAAATTTCCGGATTCAGCTTGGGCTCACTTAGCCAGAGCTAA
- a CDS encoding ABC-F family ATPase, with translation MLSTANITMQFGPKPLFENISVKFGEGNRYGLIGANGCGKSTFMKILGSDLEPSAGNVALEPNVRLGKLRQDQFAYEDVRVLDVVMMGHTEMWAAMTERDAIYANPEATDDDYMHAAELEGKFAEYGGYDAEARAGALLLGIGIEEKFHTGTMSDVAPGWKLRVLLAQALFSKPDVLLLDEPTNNLDINSIRWLEQTLNEYNSTMIIISHDRHFLNSVCTHMADMDFGTLKVWPGNYDDYMLASAQARERQAAANTRAKERVAELQDFVRRFSANKSKARQATSRAKQIDKIKIEEFKPSSRQNPFIRFEFEKKLHNVAVVAEDITKKYERTIFQNFNLSVQPGERIAIIGENGAGKTTLLRSLLGALALEHGTVKWSENANVGYMPQDTYEEFPNDITLMDWIDQYRKDGDDETMVRGTLGRLLFSSDDIKKSVKVLSGGEKGRMIWGKLMLGRHNVLLMDEPTNHMDMESIESLQIALEQFEGTLIFVSHDREFVSGLANRIIEVRTDSTLFDFGGNYEEFLTSQGQE, from the coding sequence GTGCTTTCTACTGCCAACATCACGATGCAATTCGGGCCAAAGCCCCTGTTCGAGAATATCTCGGTCAAATTCGGCGAGGGCAACCGCTACGGTCTGATCGGCGCGAACGGCTGTGGCAAGTCGACGTTCATGAAGATCCTCGGCAGCGACCTCGAGCCGAGCGCCGGCAACGTCGCGCTGGAGCCGAACGTCCGCCTGGGCAAGCTGCGCCAGGACCAGTTCGCATACGAAGACGTGCGTGTGCTCGACGTCGTGATGATGGGCCACACCGAGATGTGGGCCGCCATGACCGAGCGTGACGCGATCTACGCGAACCCGGAAGCCACCGACGACGACTACATGCACGCGGCCGAGCTCGAAGGCAAGTTCGCCGAATACGGCGGCTACGACGCCGAGGCACGCGCAGGCGCGCTGCTGCTCGGCATCGGCATCGAGGAGAAATTCCACACCGGCACGATGAGCGACGTCGCGCCGGGCTGGAAACTGCGCGTGCTGCTCGCACAGGCGCTGTTCTCGAAGCCGGACGTGCTGCTGCTCGACGAGCCGACCAACAACCTCGACATCAACTCGATTCGTTGGCTCGAGCAAACGCTCAACGAGTACAACTCGACGATGATCATCATTTCGCACGATCGTCACTTCCTGAACTCGGTGTGCACGCACATGGCCGACATGGACTTCGGCACGCTGAAGGTCTGGCCGGGCAACTACGACGACTACATGCTCGCATCGGCGCAGGCGCGCGAGCGCCAGGCCGCGGCGAATACGCGTGCGAAGGAGCGCGTCGCCGAGCTGCAGGATTTCGTGCGCCGCTTCTCGGCGAACAAGTCGAAGGCCCGCCAGGCAACGAGCCGTGCGAAGCAGATCGACAAGATCAAGATCGAGGAATTCAAGCCGTCGTCGCGCCAGAACCCGTTCATCCGTTTCGAGTTCGAGAAGAAGCTGCACAACGTCGCGGTGGTGGCCGAAGACATCACGAAGAAGTACGAGCGCACGATCTTCCAGAACTTCAACCTGTCGGTTCAGCCGGGCGAGCGCATCGCGATCATCGGCGAGAACGGTGCGGGCAAGACGACGCTGCTGCGTTCGCTGCTCGGCGCGCTTGCGCTGGAGCACGGCACGGTGAAGTGGTCCGAGAACGCGAATGTCGGCTACATGCCGCAGGACACGTACGAGGAGTTCCCGAACGACATCACGCTGATGGACTGGATCGACCAGTACCGCAAGGACGGTGACGACGAAACGATGGTGCGCGGCACGCTTGGCCGCCTGCTGTTCTCGTCGGACGACATCAAGAAGTCGGTGAAGGTGCTGTCGGGCGGTGAGAAGGGCCGCATGATCTGGGGCAAGCTGATGCTCGGCCGCCACAACGTGCTGCTGATGGACGAGCCGACCAACCACATGGACATGGAGTCGATCGAGTCGCTGCAGATCGCGCTCGAGCAGTTCGAAGGCACGCTGATTTTCGTGTCGCACGACCGCGAATTCGTGAGCGGGCTGGCGAACCGGATCATCGAAGTGCGTACGGACAGCACGCTGTTCGACTTCGGCGGGAATTACGAGGAGTTCCTGACGAGTCAGGGGCAGGAGTAA